TGTAATTCGTTTCCTCCATTTATGAACGGCACATTGTAGGCTGCCTGAGGAAATTCTCTTAAGTGGTACGTTTTACTCGTTAAAGTGTAAAAAATTGTAAGTCAATTAGTTACAGCCAAAAATAGTTAGATTTACATCGAAGATATAATACACTATGCCGATGATTTGACACTTAAACGGAGAAAGAAATTAGTTGAACGATAGCCTCGTTTTATCAATATCGGTGAGGCACTAAAAAATGAAGATGAAAAACACTTTTAGCTTAAAAACGATGTAATATTAGTTGTAAGAATAAATTTTCTGGAATTCCTGAAATCAGCCTTCCCCTTAACTATTTAAAATTCTATAGTATTTTGTAGATGGATTTCTAAATGCAAAATGCGGTTGTCATCTACTTCTAAGTAGCGACAACCGCAGCATACATTTAACATCGGTTAAATTGTTAGTCTTATATATTAGGCTAAATACTAAACCTTAACTTTTTCTCTATAGCCACAATCATTTCGTTGGCAATATCTTTACCTGTAGCATTTTCAATTCCCTCAAGACCTGGTGAAGAGTTTACTTCTAACAATAACGGCCCTTTGTTTGAGCGAATAATATCTACACCAGCTACGGCAAGGTTCAGAACTTTAGCTGCTTTCTGTGCCAGTTTACGCTCTTCAGAAGTAATTTTAATGATAGATGCTTTACCTCCTTGGTGTATGTTAGCTCTAAACTCACCCTTTTCTGCCTGTCGTTGCATAGATGCTACTACTTTTCCGTTTACTACGAAACAGCGTATATCCTGACCGTTAGCTTCCTTAATGAACTCTTGTACCAAAATATTAGTGTTCACACTTTTGAAAGCATTGATTACACTCTCCGCCGCTTTATTGGTCTCAGCAAGCACAACACCTTTACCTTGGGTGCTCTCCAATAATTTTATAATCAATGGGGCACCGTTTACCATTTTAATAAGGTCTTTGGTATCCATAGGTGATTTTGCAAAACCTGTAATAGGTATATGAATATCGTTTTTTGAGAACAATTGCGATGCAAAGAGCTTATCTCTAGATTGCGTAATGGCTTCCGCACTATTTTGGCAATACACACCCAAATTATCAAACTGTCTGATCAGCGCACAACCGTAAAAAGTAACCGATGGTTTTATTCTTGGAATAACCGCATCAAAAGCATTAAGGATGTTACCTCCTCTATATCGTATTTCCGGTGAACGGGCATCTAACTTCATGTAGGCGTGCTCTACATTAAGAAAAACAATCTCATGTCCACGTGCTTCCGCCGCTTCAACAATTCGTTTATTACTATATAAGTTAGGGTTACTGGCTAGCAATGCAATTTTGAGTCCTGATTTTTCTTTAAAATAAGGCGCATACATCTTATTAATGTCCGCATCGTCAAAATCTTGTATTTGATAGTTTACTGCCGAGTTTACAATGTATCGATCATTAATCGCTTCTCTACCCAAAAGCATACGAAATTCCATGGTATCACGGTTGGCCAAGGTAAGCTCTACGTCAAAAGTATCTTCACCCATAGTAACAGGCGTGCGTACTACCAAACGCTCTTCAGATATACCGGAAGAACTTTTTACCATTCTACGATCAACCAATCTGGCTTGACAGGGAATAGCAATACTTCGGTTTTCTTGCAAAGGGCTAACCTCGAACTTTACCCATTCTTGGGTGCCCTTCATAATAATTTTAATATTGGTGGCTTGTATGGATGATGTTTTAGCTCCTGAATCTACCCTTGCCTTTATAGCAGGAATACCCAAGTTATCAAACACACACCATTCTTCACTACCTATAATCTTTAAATCAGTCAAACTATACTTTTTTTCTAAGTTCAAAAATATCTTTTCTTCTATCCTTTAAATTACGTACTGCCCCAAATTGATTGAGTTCGCGTAACAAATCGATATCGACATCTGCAATCAATATCATTTCTGTATTGGGTGTTGCCTCTGCTTTTATTCCGTTTGTGGGGAAGGAAAAGTCACAAGGTGTAAACACCATAGATTGTGCAAACTGAATGTCCATGTTCTGAACGTTAGGTAGGTTACCAACACTACCTGCAATAGCAACATAACACTCATTTTCAATGGCTCTTGCTTGTGCACAATGCCGTACTCTAGAGTATCCGTTTTGCGTATCGGTCAAAAACGGTACGAATAGGATATCCATTCCTTCTTCTGCCAATAAGCGACTTAATTCTGGAAATTCCGAATCGTAACAGATTAAAATTCCAATTTTACCACAATCTGTGTCAAATGCTTTTAACTGGTTTCCACCCTGCATCCCCCAAACTTTAGCTTCATCTGGAGTTACGTGTAGCTTTTCATAACGTTCCATACTTCCGTCACGCCTGCACAGGTACCCTACGTTGTACAAACGTCCATCAATCATTTCGGGCATACTGCCTGTAATAATATTAATGTTATAGGATATGGAAAATTCAGAGAACTTCTGTACGATAGCATCTGTATGCTTTGCCAGCTCACGAATAGCATCCGGCGTGGACAAGTGATTGTCCTTTGCCATTAAAGGTGCATTGAAAAACTCCGGAAACAGAGCGAAATCTGACCTATAACCGGATACGGCATCAATAAAATATTCGGCCTGCTGCAACAGCTCCTCCAAGTCTTTGTACGGCCTCATCTGCCACTGTATAAGCCCTAAACGAATTACGGTTTTCTTTGCCGATGCTTTTTTAGAGGGTTTTTGGTAATAAATATTATCCCACTCCATTAGAATAGCAAAATCACTTGAAGCTTTATCACCTTCCAAATAACCTTTCATAACCTTCGCAGGGTGAAAATCATTACTAATCTGAAAGTTCAACACCGGATCGGCAATCTCTTTTCTACGGACCTTGGCGATATATTCTTTTGGAGTAAGCTCATCCATATATCTATGGAAATTAGGCATTCTACCTCCAAAAGTAATGCTCTTAAGGTTCAGTTTTTCGCACAATTCCTTTCGGTAATCGTACAAACGCCTTCCTAATCTAAGACCACGGAACTGAGGCTTTATAAAAACCTCGACACCATAAAGCACATCTCCTTCATCATTATGCGTGGAAAAAGAATAGTTACCTGTGATCTGCTCATAGGTATGTTCATCATCAAAACTATCATAGTCTACAATAATGGACAGGGCCACACCGGCCAACTGTCCATTAATCTTTATAACAACTTGACCTTCTGGAAATTTATCGATTAGTGATTTAATATGTTCCTCTTTCCAGTATGATCCGGGCATATTGGTATATGCGGATATCATAGCGCTTTTAAGCTCTTGATAATCATCAAGGTCCAAAAACTTTAACTCTATATTTTCTATTTCTTCTATTTTCATTGAATGGACATTAAATAATTAGTATCTCTATCAACAAAACCTTGGAATAGAACAAGGGGGTTCTCCGCTTGAACGACAAGCGTAGATAGGTCTTCTGCAAACCTAGTTATGAAGTTATTCATCGTCGTCGTCAGCCATGTCTTCTGGGGCTGGCTCAACCACTGCTTCTGGATCATTATCTTCAAAATCTTCGTAATCATCCTCATCATAATTCTCCATGGTATACTCCAGCTTCGCGCTGATTTTTACCAAATATTTGGTATCCTCAGTTAACACTTCAACAGCTTCTATACGCTCACCATTAGCATTTTTGAATGAAATAATATTTCGGTCATCATACCCATCAGGGTATGCCTCTACTAATAGTTTTAAGACTTCCGGAGTCAACTTCTTAAAATCTACGATGACGCGCTTTAAATTTGTGTTTCCTTTTTTATTGCTCATAAGTCTAGAAGATATGCAAATATTAATGGCGCAACAATAGTTGCATCGCTCTCTATTATATACTTGGGCGTATCAATATCTAATTTACCCCAAGTGATTTTTTCATTGGGCACCGCACCGGAGTACGACCCATAACTTGTTGTAGAATCACTGATTTGGCAGAAGTAACTCCAAAACGGTGTATCTGTTCTTTCCATATCCTGGTACAGCATGGGCACCACACAGATAGGAAAATCTCCCGCGATTCCACCACCAATTTGGAAAAACCCGATTCCGTTTTCAGAATTATCGGTATACCAATCTGCCAAAAAGGTCATATACTCAATACCGGATTTCATGGTACTGGCTTTCAATTCTCCTTTCAACACATAGGATGCAAAAATGTTACCCATAGTACTGTCTTCCCAACCTGGGCAAACAATAGGAAGGTTTTTTTCCGCGGCAGCGTACATCCAAGAATCTTTTAAATCAATCTCATAATGCTCTTCAAGAACACCGGAAAGTAACATTTTATACATGTACTCATGCGGTAAGTAACGCTCACCCTTAGCTTCGGCATCTTTCCAAATTTTGAAAATATGCTCTTGCAACCTTCTGAAAGCTTCTTCTTCCGGTATACACGTATCCGTAACACGGTTCAAACCTTTTTCAAGCAAAGCCCATTCATCTTTTGGGGTCAAATCACGGTAGTTAGGTACACGCTTGTAATGTGAATGTGCTACCAAGTTCATGATATCCTCCTCAAGATTGGCGCCTGTACAAGATATAATCTGCACTTTATCTTGGCGGATCATTTCGGCAAAAATCTTACCTAATTCAGCAGTACTCATAGCACCTGCTAACGAAACAAGCATTTTAGAACCTTTGTTCAATTGCTCTTCGTAACCTTTTGCAGCATCTACCAGAGCCGCAGCATTAAAATGCAAATAATATTTTTCAATAAATTCGGAAATCGCTCCCTTAGTCTTCGTCATCTTCAAATTTTAATCCGTTAGTGTTTACTTTACTATCTACATCGTAGGTATTGTCATACTCGTCATCTGCCGCTTCTCCCATAAATTTATAGCTAAGCATTTTATAATACAATTTTGCAGCAAGAAAATCTGAAGATTTTTCTGACGGATTAGGACAAAGCTCAACAATATCAAAACCAACTACGTTTTTCTCTTCGAACACCTTTCTTAAAAACTCTAAAGTCTCGTACCAGAACAACCCACCTGGTTCCGGGGTTCCTGTAGACGGCATGATGGAAGGATCAAAAGCATCAAGATCAAACGTAATTAAAACGTTGTCCGTCATAGCCTCGATAACCTTATCCATCCAATACTCATCTTGGGCCATATCATGAGCGAAGAATGTTTTTTCTTCATCCATAAACGACTTTTCAATACTATCCATTGAACGAATACCAACCTGAATCAAATTCGTAGTTTGGCTAGCTTCATGAACTGCACAGGCATGATTGTACTTCGTTCCCTCATACGACTCACGTAGGTCTGCATGAGCATCTATCTGAAGAACCGTTAAATTATCAAAACACTCATTAAAGGCACGAATGGTACCAATTGAAATAGAATGTTCACCTCCAAACAACGTAACAAATTTGTTACGTTTTATGTACTTTTTAGTTCTCTTATGAACCGCATTTACCACTGCTTCCGGCGAACTATTTTCTGTGATAGCTTCAGCCAAATGAATGCCTTGTTCATAGACTTCTGTATTGGTTTCAATATCATAAAGCTCCATATTTTCAGAAGCTTCCAAAAATGCCTGAGGGCCTTTATCGGCTCCTTTTCCCCAGGTACTTGTTCCATCATAAGGCACAGGTATTAAAATAACCTTTGCCGTTTCTAATTGTGCGAATTTATCGGGGATACCCGCGTAATTCTTTGTTGTGCTCATCTTAATTTGTGAAGTTTATACGTTTGATGTAATCTTATTTTTGACACTTATATTGCTGCTCTTTTTTACAGATTTCTCTGTTTCGTAACCCAAAATACTAAGCAAGTCTTCCGCTTTTTGTTGCGGACTAAAAAGCTCATAGGTAAAGTTGCCCTCGGCATCCTTATCTATTAGTATATGTTTAGGCTGAGGAATTAAACAGTGTTGCAAACCGCCGTAACCGCCAATGGTCTCTTGGTATGCTCCTGTATTAAAAAAGCCGATGTACAACGGTTTATCACGTCTATATTTGGGCAGATAAATGGCATTCATGTTTTGCTCGCTATTGTAATAGTCATCGCTATCACAAGTCAACCCGCCTAAAAGTACACGCTCATATTCATCGTTCCAACGGTTGATTGGTAACATGATAAAACGTTTGTTAATAGCCCACGTATCTGGCAAAGTGGTAATGAAAGATGAATCTATCATATTCCATTTTTCACGGTCATTCTGTTGCTTTTGGTATAGAATTTCGTAAATAGCTCCGCCACTCTCCCCTACGGTAAAGCTTCCGAATTCCGTAAAAATATGAGGCACGGGTACATCTGCCTCTTGGCACGTAATATTGATTTGATTCAGAATCTCATCGATCATATATTGGTAATCGTACTCAAAAGCCAAAGAGTTTTTAATTGGAAAACCTCCGCCAATATTCAAACTATCTAAAGACGGGCAGATTTTTTTCAATCTAGTGTACACCTTTAAACATTTCACCAACTCGTTCCAGTAATACGCATTATCGCGAATACCGGTGTTAATGAAAAAGTGTAGCATCTTCAACTCGACCTTGTCATTATCTTTAATCTGGTTTTCGTAAAAAGGCACGATGTTTTTATAGCCGATACCCAAACGCGAGGTATAAAACTCAAATTTTGGTTCTTCTTCCGAAGCTATGCGGATACCAATTTTAAAAGTATCATCAATTACATCTGACAACAAATCGATTTCTTCATAATTATCGATTATTGGTATGCAGTTCTTGTGACCATTATTGATAAGTCTAGCAATATTCTCAATATACTGCTCACGCTTAAAGCCGTTACAAATAACATAAGCGTTATCTTTTAACTTACCATCTTTTTTAAGCTGCTCAACTATATTAATATCAAAAGCAGAAGACGTCTCAATATGTATGTCATTCTTAAGCGCTTCATGCAAAATATGCTGAAAGTGAGAGCTTTTAGTACAGTAGCAATAGTGATATTTGCCCTTGTACGCATTCTTTTCTATAGAGTTCGCAAACCAATTCTTCGCCTTATTAATATTGTCAGATATTTTAGGCAAATAGGTGAATTTTAACGGGCTACCATATTTCTCTACCAGCTCTTGAAGCGGTATATTATGAAATTTTAAATGCTCGTTCTCAAGTGTAAACTCTTCTTGAGGGAAAAAGTAAGTCTGATCGATTAGATCGATATATTTATTGTTCATTGTGAATTCTTGTGAATGAAAATCGGGATATTTTTTAACTAATGTGTGCTATATAAGTTATGAAATTGTTACCGATGGTATCATATAAGAATTTGCTCCTGAGTAGTAGGAATAAAAAAGTAGTTGTGCTGGCTTTGCACAATTGTTGTAGAAAAATCGGAAGTTAGCTTTAAAATTCGGCCGCCCATCTGATGGGTTGCTATGAGATTTGACTTCCTAATCTCCCATAGCCCGAACATAGAAACACATTGCATGTTGTTCAGCTAAAAGCTCAAAATGCCTTCAGTTTTAACTCGCTAAAGACAGGACAAATGAAAACAAAAAAAATGTAAAAACAAGCGTTTTCGAAAAAATTACGACAAAACGACAAAAAAAGTTTTCGTAGCTGAAAAAATATTTCAAAAACCATCACAATTACCTTATTTTTAAGGTGTTAAAAGACCTCATGAAAAATGAAAAATAGCATTAAAAAACACTCAAAAAACATCACTTTAGCTGTTATTTTAATGGCTATAAACTTAGTGCAGGCCCAAATACCATCAAAAACCTACTTTTCTGAAGAGGTAGTTGATGAAAAAACAATCACTCACGAACTGCATATTGATGGTGATTATTTTATACATACCATGTATGAGAAGAATCCTGCTCACTTTATAATGACTCGTGGTGGTTTCACTCAGATTGAAAGAGACCGACTAGTTGTTTTGCTAGAATTCAACTCCAATTACGAAAATGATGAACTTCGGTTGCTTAGTATTCCTTTTAAACAAGAAGGGGAAAACCTAGTTCTAGACATGAAATCAAAAAATGTATTTAAGCCAATACCTTCCCTAACCCAAGATTTAGACGGACAATGGTTGTTTGCTACCCGAGGGCCGGATAAAGGACAGGAGCGAAGAGGAGAGGAAAACCCCAGAAAGACACTAAAAATTTTAACCGACGGCCGTTTTCAATGGATTGCCTACCAAACCGAAACTATGAAATTTTCCGGCACAGGCGGTGGTTCTTTTACATCAAAAGATGGGAAATACACAGAGCATATTGAATTTTTCTCTAAAGATAATTTAAGGGTTGGAGCTAAACTAAAATTTGATTACGAGCTGAAAGAAAACGACTGGCACCATACTGGAAACAACAGCAAAGGAGAACCTATGTATGAGATTTGGGCAAAGCGGAAAAACTGAAATTATTCAGTATAAAAACAAGTTATCAACAATTATTATGATAAAAATATCATAATTGACAAAAAAAGAACACAATCTAAGCCATCCTGCACCGTTATAAACGAACAATCATAATAATGATGGTATGAACCCCCTTACGAAAGAACAGAAAGAACAAATCGAGAAACTTAAAGCTAAACTAGAGGAAAATAAAAAAAGGATAAACGAATTGGTGAAAAAATTCGATGTCTATGAAATTTAGCACAAACCCTTAATGTAGTGACCCCGGCAAGAATCGAACTTGCATCTAAAGTTTAGGAAACTTCTATTCTATCCATTGAACTACGGGGCCCATAAAACAAGAGGGCAAAAATAAAGTTTTTTTACATGTGCAGAAAAAACTGAGGTACTAATTTCGTATGCCCATTACTCCAAATAATCAGCCTATTCCATAAACAGATTTGGAAGCGCCAATGAGAACCACGGGAACAGGGTCACCAAAATCAAAACCAAAAAACTAACCAACAAAAAAGGCAGTCCTGCCTTGCTTACTTCACCAATAGATATTTTACCTATACTGGATGCAACAAATAGACAGACGCCAACCGGTGGGGTGGTTAAACCTATAATTAAGTTTAAGACCGCTATCACCGCAAAATGAATTGGATCTACATCTACCGCCAAAGCCACTTTCAATAGAATAGGAAACAGAATCAGAAGTGCGGCAATGGTTTCCATAAACGTACCCACTATAATTAGAAGCAGGTTGATCAATAACAACACCACATACTTATTATCCGTAAATCCTAAAATCTCGTTAGAAATACTTTGCGGAATTTGTTCCGTAATCAATATATATCCAAAAAGATTGGCAAAACCCACTAGCACCATCAATGAGGCGGAAGTTTTCATACTATCCAGAAATACCACTTGAATTTTTTTGAAATTCAATTGCCTGTAAACAAACTTACCAATGATCAAGGCATATACTACTGCAATTATAGAGGCTTCTGTAGGTGTGAAAATTCCACCAATAATTCCGTATAAAATAATAAAAGTCATTAAAAGCGACCAAAATGTATCAATAAAACCACGGCCTACTTGCTTTAGGGTACTTCGAGGATGTTTGGGGTAATTCTTCTTTACAGAAATCACATAAGCCGTAATCAATAACCCTAATGCTAAAAGTAAACCTGGTAGTGCACCAGCAAGAAACAACTTGCCTACTGACAGTCCACTCAAAGTGGCAGCAATAATCATTGGTACACTTGGTGGAATTATAGGCCCAATAGTAGAGGATGCTGCAGTGACCGCACAAGAGAACCCAGTATCATACCCTTCCTTCTTCATAGCTGGAATCATGATAGAACCCATACTTGCCGTATCGGAAATGGCTGTACCCGAAATACCAGCGAATAACATAGATGCTCCAATATTTACCAAAGAAAGTCCTCCTCTAATATGCCCCAATAAATGGTTACAGAATGCTATTATTTTCTCCGTGAGGCCACCTTGATTCATAAGATTTCCCGCCATAATAAAGCCGGGAACGCTCAATAGCACGAACACATCTATGCCCGAATACATTTTCATAGGCACAATTATTAACGGAATGCCTTTTACCAAAATGTAACTCAAACAAGAGAGTCCAAGTGCAAAAGCTATTGGAAAACGTAAAACAAGACATACTACAAATACTAAGACTAGAACCCAAATCATGCTTTAGAGTTTTTATAATTTCTTTGAATTCTTTTCCAGAGGTAATAACTAATAGAGGCTGCCATAATAAACATACTAAAAAAGGCAACTCCCATATTAAAGCCCATACTTGGGGATTTCTCAGGAATACCTAAAACCACAAATTGTATTGAATAGATAGCCATGAGAACAAACAAAAACAACACGACTACCGGAATAATTTTAACTAACATCCGCTGCATTTTTACCGGAAACTGACTAAAGAACATATCTAAATGAACATAATACTCGTTTTTCATTGCTAGACCGGCGCCAAAAGACATGGCATAGATAAAAAAGAGACGTGACGCTTCTTCTGTCCATGACGGTGTAGCTATAGGAGTAAACCTGCAAAGAATCTGCAACAACACCGTAGCAATGAGCCCCCATGTACTAAGCAATACACCTATTTTTAAAATACGTCCAATAGATTTATGAAGCATCTTTTTCCTCTTTAAGTTGATTGTAGATTTTTTTCATATCAGGGGAAAGGCTATTGTAAATAGCTTCTTCACATTTTTGTTGAAAAGCATCTTTATCAACCTCTATAAATTCCATTCCTTTTGCTTTAAGCTCCTCCTGAACATTCTTTTCGTTCTCCAAAAAAAGATGATGTTCATAGGCTTGCATATCTTTCGCGGCTTCCAAGAAAATTTTCTTTAAATCTGGAGGAAATCGTTCAAACTGCTTCTCACCCATAACCGGGTACACCCAACTCATAACATGGCCCGTTAGGTTCAAGTATTTTTGTACCTCAGCAAAACCAGCATTGTTGACCAATGCGAACGGGTTTTCCTGTGCCTCTATAGTACCTTGCTGTAAAGAAGTAAAAACTTCGGAAAAGGCCATTGGTGTAGGCTTTGCCCCAAGGGCTTTCCACAGGGTTACAAACGAAGGAACATTAGGTATTCTCACAATGAGTCCGTCTAAATCATCTGGGTGTCGGATGGGGCGATTTGATGTTAAATGTCTAGGGCCGCGCTCAAAATGCCCCAATGGTCGCAACCCAGACTTATTGATCATTTCTTCTTCCATCAATTTACCGATTGGTCCATTGATATACCGATTCATATCTGTTGAATCTTGCATCAAAAAAGGAAGTTCGCAGAAAGTGGCCACCTCAAACCAGTTGGTAAGGGTAGAACCCGTAGTAGTCATATCTATAACATCGGCCTGAATAAGTCTAATGGCCTCCACTTCTTTAGCCAATTGTTCAGAAGGATATACCTCTACTTTGATACGCCCCTTAGTACGTTCTTCAAGAATTTCACCAAAATACACGAAAGCCTTATACCAAGTATGCTCTTCGTTTACCAAAAGTGCGGTGCGCAGAAGGAATTCGGGCTCAGCTTCACTAGGCTTACAGCTATTGAAACTCAATAGGATTAAAAAGCAAAGAACGGCTTTATGGAATAAAGAATTTGATACTGATTGATTGCGCATAATTTAATCTTCTACCTCCACGATCATTTCAATTTCCACGGCAATATTACCTGGTAAAGAACCCATGCCTACAGCAGCACGTGCATGTTTACCCTTCTCACCAAAAACCTCAACCATTAAGTCCGAATATCCATTGATGACTTTTGGCTGATCGGTAAAATCTGGAACGGCATTTACCATACCACGTACTTTTACGATTCGTTTTACCTTTTTAAGGTCACCTAATTCCATTTTTAATACAGAAATTTGATTGATGCCTGTTATTCTGGCTGCTTCATAACCCTCTTCTATAGTAAGATCAACACCAAGCTTTCCCGTAATGTTTTCTCCATCTGCCTTGGTAGGTCCTTTGCCCGACAAAAATATTAAATTGCCCGTCCTAACAGCATTTACATAATTCGCCATGGGGGCAGAAGGTTGCGAAAGTTCAACACCCATCGCTTGAAGTCTAGCCTCGGGGTCATATTCAGCTTCATTTTGAGCAAGTCCAGAAAATGAAGTGAAAGCAGAAATCACTACAACTAAAAAAAAGTTTTTCATATGGCCTAAATTCTGATTTACAGCCACAAGATAAGCATTTCCCACCTTCATTAACACCTTGAAAAACAGAAAATAAATACAAGAAAACTACAGTTTGTTTCAAATATGAAATTAGTTTCTAAACTCGATGTAGTTTATATGGGTAGACGCCTCCGGCATTCCATTGGCACACATATAGGTTTTTATCGCCATCTACACACACATCATGACAATGTTTAAAAATGGGTTTTTCTTGAAACATTAACTTCAATGTTCCATTCTCGTAAACTGGCTCAGTCCCTCCTGGGTTTGAAACTACTTTATTGTCCTTATCTAAAATGGTAACAAAGCCTTTATTCGCATGCATATTAAAATTACCTTCTTCCATACCAAAACACACTCCGGAATACACGTTTTCATCATCTATTACAGGCCGACTTACAAAAAGTCCGGGCATATAATAATCTTCAATATACTCGCCTTCCAAAGAAAAGCGTTTAAAAGAATTTTTAATTCGTGCTGTACATAACAA
This genomic interval from Zobellia roscoffensis contains the following:
- a CDS encoding RidA family protein: MKNFFLVVVISAFTSFSGLAQNEAEYDPEARLQAMGVELSQPSAPMANYVNAVRTGNLIFLSGKGPTKADGENITGKLGVDLTIEEGYEAARITGINQISVLKMELGDLKKVKRIVKVRGMVNAVPDFTDQPKVINGYSDLMVEVFGEKGKHARAAVGMGSLPGNIAVEIEMIVEVED
- a CDS encoding TRAP transporter substrate-binding protein, with protein sequence MRNQSVSNSLFHKAVLCFLILLSFNSCKPSEAEPEFLLRTALLVNEEHTWYKAFVYFGEILEERTKGRIKVEVYPSEQLAKEVEAIRLIQADVIDMTTTGSTLTNWFEVATFCELPFLMQDSTDMNRYINGPIGKLMEEEMINKSGLRPLGHFERGPRHLTSNRPIRHPDDLDGLIVRIPNVPSFVTLWKALGAKPTPMAFSEVFTSLQQGTIEAQENPFALVNNAGFAEVQKYLNLTGHVMSWVYPVMGEKQFERFPPDLKKIFLEAAKDMQAYEHHLFLENEKNVQEELKAKGMEFIEVDKDAFQQKCEEAIYNSLSPDMKKIYNQLKEEKDAS